In Streptococcus sp. SN-1, a single genomic region encodes these proteins:
- a CDS encoding DUF308 domain-containing protein: MKFSNRLLLFLAGVVFVLLGLFLFTNPVANLVAYSWWIAFGLLVSSIAAILGYFSVPKELRSPAHLFQGIVNLLLALYLVAYGFVTLPVVIPTILGIWLIVEAIIVFFKGNRLGLIFPIIGNHIMWIALLAFLLGLVILFNPVATSVFVVYVVAFAFLIVGFTYILDAFRK, from the coding sequence ATGAAATTTTCTAATCGTTTACTGCTATTCCTTGCAGGAGTTGTTTTTGTCCTTTTAGGACTTTTCCTATTTACAAACCCAGTAGCTAATCTTGTTGCTTACAGCTGGTGGATTGCATTTGGTTTACTGGTTTCTTCTATAGCAGCTATTTTAGGCTATTTCTCTGTACCAAAAGAGCTTCGCTCACCAGCTCATCTTTTCCAAGGGATTGTTAATCTTCTCTTAGCTCTTTACCTCGTTGCCTATGGCTTTGTGACGCTGCCAGTTGTCATTCCAACTATTTTAGGAATTTGGTTAATTGTAGAAGCCATTATAGTTTTCTTTAAAGGCAATCGTCTGGGATTGATTTTCCCTATTATTGGCAACCATATCATGTGGATAGCGTTGCTTGCATTTTTACTAGGTCTAGTGATTTTGTTCAATCCAGTAGCTACAAGTGTCTTTGTCGTTTATGTCGTTGCCTTTGCATTTTTAATTGTTGGTTTCACCTATATCCTTGATGCCTTTCGTAAATAA
- a CDS encoding replication-associated recombination protein A, whose product MPDNLALRMRPKTIDQVIGQEHLVGPGKIIRRMVEANRLSSMILYGPPGIGKTSIASAIAGTTKYAFRTFNATVDSKKRLQEIAEEAKFSGGLVLLLDEIHRLDKTKQDFLLPLLESGLVIMIGATTENPFFSVTPAIRSRVQIFELEPLSNQDIKEALQIALSNPERGFDFPVELDEDALDFIATSTNGDLRSAFNSLDLAVLSTPENDEGIRHITLDIMENSLQRSYITMDKDGDGHYDVLSALQKSIRGSDVDASLHYAARLIEAGDLPSLARRLTVIAYEDIGLANPEAQIHTVTALDAAQKIGFPEARILIANVVIDLALSPKSNSAYVAMNKALADLKTSGHLPIPRHLRDGHYSGSKELGNAQDYLYPHNYPGNWVKQDYLPEKIRNHHYFQAEDTGKYERALAQRKEAIDRLRKI is encoded by the coding sequence ATGCCAGACAATCTCGCGCTTCGCATGCGCCCTAAAACCATCGACCAGGTCATCGGTCAGGAGCATCTGGTCGGACCTGGAAAAATCATCCGTCGCATGGTGGAAGCCAATCGCCTGTCCTCCATGATTCTCTACGGACCTCCAGGAATCGGCAAGACCAGTATTGCCTCTGCCATCGCTGGAACTACTAAGTATGCCTTTCGAACTTTCAATGCGACAGTTGATAGTAAAAAGCGACTGCAAGAAATCGCCGAAGAGGCTAAATTCTCTGGTGGTCTCGTCCTATTGCTAGACGAGATTCATAGACTAGATAAAACCAAGCAAGACTTCCTCTTACCTCTCTTGGAAAGTGGTCTGGTCATCATGATTGGCGCTACGACTGAAAATCCTTTCTTCTCTGTCACTCCTGCCATTCGTAGCCGTGTTCAAATTTTTGAGTTGGAACCTCTGTCTAACCAAGACATCAAAGAGGCTCTGCAAATAGCTCTAAGTAACCCTGAGCGTGGTTTTGATTTTCCAGTAGAACTAGATGAGGATGCGCTGGATTTTATTGCTACCTCTACAAACGGAGACCTTCGCTCTGCCTTCAACTCACTGGACTTGGCTGTTCTCTCTACCCCTGAGAATGACGAGGGCATTCGCCATATCACCCTCGACATCATGGAAAATAGCCTGCAACGGAGCTATATTACCATGGACAAGGATGGAGATGGCCACTATGATGTTCTCTCAGCCCTGCAAAAGTCTATCCGTGGCTCAGATGTGGATGCCAGTCTCCACTATGCTGCCCGCTTGATTGAGGCTGGTGATTTGCCAAGTCTCGCTCGTCGCTTGACTGTTATCGCCTATGAAGATATCGGCTTAGCCAATCCTGAAGCTCAGATTCACACCGTGACTGCTCTGGATGCTGCCCAAAAGATTGGGTTCCCAGAAGCCCGCATTCTCATTGCCAATGTCGTCATTGATTTGGCCCTTTCTCCAAAATCCAACTCAGCCTATGTAGCTATGAATAAGGCTCTTGCCGACCTCAAAACATCAGGGCACTTGCCTATTCCGCGACACCTGCGTGATGGGCACTACAGTGGAAGCAAGGAACTGGGGAATGCCCAAGACTATCTCTATCCACACAACTATCCTGGAAATTGGGTCAAGCAAGACTATCTACCAGAAAAAATTCGTAATCATCACTATTTCCAAGCAGAAGATACTGGTAAATATGAACGGGCTTTGGCTCAAAGAAAGGAAGCTATCGACCGTTTGCGAAAAATCTGA